aaggtaACGATGGTCTCATAAAACACGTTTCCGGCCCCTGGAACAAtatatctcaagtctgccttaCAGAATTTCCCTTAATGTTAAAGTCACTTGAAGataaactgatttgatttcagtggtgaaaaggtcatggtgacctcatTTGACTCTAGAAAGAATAACatgtagactgaaactgtaTTGGTCAGCAGAGGTATACAACAGCACTGGGTAATTTCTAGTTTTCTTTAAACTTGGGTTCAGCTCCAGTGTGAAGAGGAAATACAGAACTATAGAAACTTTCATTGTGAGCTTGTGTTCTTTACTGTTGATGCTCTCCAGCAGCGAagccttttttattttggaaacaGCACATGGGTTTGAATAaacgttttatttttatgtctttAATTTAATTCTGCCTCTGCGTCATCTGTCCCTTCTGTTTTCCTCAGATGAGCCTCGTTCTCTACCACTTACAGACAACACAGTTTCTGACAGGTGACGCTCTCTGCATGATCTCCTCTTTCTGTCCTGGCTTGTGATGGTGACAATGGGCAGACTCACCTATAATCCATTCTCAATTCAAAAATGGATGTAAAGTTAGATGAATGAAGGGGAATGGTTCCTCTCAGCAATGGTGTTTATGATGCAAATTCAATTtctgaaatgatttaatgatcAAATAACTCCTCAATCTCACCCACATGCCAGCCTGTCTTATTATTTTTCTGACAAAGCATCATGATTATCTGTGCACAGGATGTAAAAGCTATTAATTGAATTTCTACGactgcagcttgtgtgtgtggccatgtgttatcttttatctttgtcATTACCCTTGAGAACTGGAATTCATGACGACGTTGTGCCGTGCAGATGGTTTTAACACTGTTCATACTgaatttcagcaccatggagagTGACTCACACCGAAGCTAATGCAAAATCCTTTTGCACTTGTTCTCAGTTATTATGACGACTGCTGCTTATTAATTCAACTCGCTGTCGTCTACACCCCCCTGGTTTCCACCACTGTTTAATTATCTTTGATTAGATGTTTGAAAGAGCTATTGACCATGATTGAGAGCCACTGCATTGACGTATCAAGCTGCTTTAGCAGTTCTTAAGTGTGTCAGCAGTAATCGTATTGATCCTTGTGTAAAAGATTCAGTATGTAAGATTCAGCTGAAAGGGATATATTGGTGgaatttgaatataaaataatcctcatGATGTTACAAGTGTGTGATCATCtagtacgaattgttgttttctttaccgtaGAATGGGCCCTTTTTTAATGAAAGCTCACTGAATCTTTAGGCAATTTCAAAACATTATTCTCAGATGTTTCTTCAGTTAGAACACTTTAAACCTcggactgtaaataaagttggATGACATGTCATCACTTCTTCCTGTTTCACAAAAACTAAGCtaaaatatctcagatacaGGTGCCGCCATGTTGCCCTTTTCTGCGTCATTTGGAGTctacacatgctcgaccaatcacatgtCAGTAAATCATGATGTCACACCTTTGTTCAATAGCATCAAGTAACTAATCCAAATCAAACTTATCTTAAGATTTAAcgcttgaacaaacatcagtgtgataagaagtaCATACAATTTTAGTTTGGTCTGTTTCTttttcactaacatggaggaggcagggtttatgacctatattgcagccagccaccagggggcgatcgagtCGGTTTGGCTCAACATCCCAAAGTCGCTGCTCAGATGTTTGTCAGTCATTGGAAGTGCTGGTTCTCAGGGATAGTGACTATACtggaaaattaagttgtgtttggTCTGAATAGTTTTGGTGgtcaaacagcatttataaTTAATGAAAGAGTTTCTACTTTATTTAGCAGATGGGTTCAAGCTTTAATGtattcaaatttaatttcaTATCCATTCTCTGTCTGCATCTTGACTAAAGTCGAACCCATCTGCTGCTTAAAGCAGGTTAAAAACTAAACTGTATGAATGTCTAACGCTGTTTATATAAACCCTGGTATGTGTGAAAACTACTCTAACCTCAAAGTAACATTTCCATGCATTGCAGCGATCTGATAAAActgatatttgtgttttaaattcaAACATCCAGTGAAATCAGACACTGAAATATATGTGACTGTGTATTCAATGGAACGTTGTATCAACCTACAGAATGTGGATGAGCTCGTTTTGTGACATCgtgaatgttgttgttgttgtcgttcgTTTTGTTTGTCGTGGTCATGGTGATGCTGTTCAGTGCatcagagatgtgtgtgtcgTGGGGCGGAGCGTCGGTGGGAGGCTGCTCAGCGTGTCTCCCTgttcctcacagctcctctgcaACAAGCCACTCCTACAGGCGCCAGGGGGAGGAGTCAGTACACAGTAGTCCTGCCCACTCAGAACCTGTGGTTAACTCGCCCCGACGCAGTGAGTCATTGAGACTTCGTGGAACATTTAGCTTTCGCATTACTTTTGTCTTTGCATCATTGGAGGGTATAATAGCGACATCCTAGGAATCATAGACAATTGTTTTAGCATACGGACATATTTGTTTAGGGGATTTTTTACTCCGAAATATTACTATATTCTTCAGTTCCCAAATATCCATATCAGTCGGGCTCTTGACTGTAGTTTTCAGTTGTCTCAGTTGTCTGTCACCTACAGGTTGGCCTGTTCCGGCCCACTCTGTGGCGATCTGCGATGGCCTGGAGGACTGGGGCGCCACTGACCTCTCTAACCTCTCAGactcggaggaggaggatcagccTACTCCGCTGGTGAGATGGTTTTACTGTCAGTTAGTTAGAGGTAGTGCTGGAGAACAGATTTGTTGTTCTGTCGAGGCAAATTCCTGATCACTAAGTGTTGCCATGATATCAGCCTCTACAAACCTTCCACATAATTGATGCTCTCAGCATCATAGATATCTGTCCCCTTATTATGGCCAGATTTCTTTTCCATAATGATCCATGAAAAATCCCTAGAAAATACGGGAAGATGTATTATACAATGAGAAGAAAGTGAtacaaaatcctggatccggCCCCTGATAGGGATTCACACCTAAATTATAGTCTTGTTCCCTGACTCATACCACATCCTTTAACCTAGTTTTGTGGTAATAAAATTAGTAGTAACAAACCAACAGGGGTACAATCATAACGTAACAACAACTGCCTGATATTAGATTAACAGTAAAATAATCTTACTTTGCTTGGGTTCTGACTTTCATCTGAAGGGGCTGGTACTCCatataaatctatttaaaaatatacattGTTGTGCATGTAGAAAACTGAAAGaacaagtgtccatgttctgtTTCAGGTGGCGGGCAGGTACAGGGTTATGGTGGAGAGCAGCATGGCCagcactgatgacatcatctttaACTGCGGGGACGTCATACAGCTGCTCCGTGAGGATTCGACAGGAATGTGGTAATGTGTCCGAAGTTATGATTACAGccactttaaaaaacaatcataggGATGAAGAAATGAAGAGAATGAATAGATAAGTAGAAACGGTGACGTTTCTGAGACtgtggtttgttgtgttgttgacagGAGGGTGAGGAATGTAAGTCGCGGTGAGGAGGGCCGTGTTCTCCCTGAAGACCTGCACAGGATTCTAGGAGAGTCCTGCTGAGAACCAATCAGAAGAGAGGATAGATGACGCCTGTATCTATTCTCCTTCCGCTTTTGTCACTTATTTGGCCCCCTCTCTCCTCAAAGCACAACATCAGCCATAAACTTTACACTTCAAACTACTGTGACAGTCAGAAGGATGTAAATTACAGAAATGGCCTCATAAGACTGTATCACAATAAACAACATAAATGGGACCTCACACTATTTTCCAGCATTAACGCAGAAGATTATCTGGACTGAAGATGCTAAACAGGGAGTTTTTATTCATACATACTGTGTGGACTTTTATTCATCgttttatcatttctattttcTTATGAAATATCAGAAACCATGCATATGCCTAATGACATATCATCACTGATCATGTGCCAAACAGCTCAGCTTTGTACAAAGCAACAATCTGCTTTTTGGAAAATAGCTTTAACTTGTGATGTCATTGTTTTGGATGAATTTATTTTTGCGTATCTGCGACCTCATATTTGAATGAGTGTGATAGGCCAGGAACACCAGGAAGGTGTCATTGGTGCAGAGTCATTTTTGATGATCGGAGCCATCTACAGTGACTGCCATCAGAGCTGCCTGGTGATGTTGTTCAGTAGTTAGTGAACTTTGCAGGAATTTGACGGATACATTTTCCCGTTTTCACGTTTCTCTTTACCTTTGCTGCTGCAGATGATGTATTATTTGCTGAATTTTGATTTGTGCCTTTGGAAACCTggtcctcctctgctgcagttgTAGTTTCCACTGTCGCCATGAGATGAGGCCAGCTctttgtttgctgctctgcactTACAACTCCCCCCCAATGCCCACTGATATTTATACTGCTGTTTAACACCAACAGGGAATCTGGACTTTGGGTAGTTAATGTTACTATAGTGTAGAATTGTTGATGCCAACTGATCTATTACCCTTAGATTGTGGATTATAGTGTAGTTACTTACATTACTGACAGCTTGTGACTGCAATAACAAACAAAGCTACATTTTATACACAGCTTTGGTCACTACTCGTGTTGTTTGGACGAACAGGTGATTTCTGCAGAATTTGCTGCATCTCTGCACAATTTAGAGTAACATACATTAATCCTAACACTGATCCATTTCCACAGTTGGAGAATTAAAGCAACACCACACATAATGCCACACTATCTAAATAAAGTGTGCTTAAGGATACTCAGTAATTAGTAACACTCCTTCATGTAAACTTATTTGAAATCCACCAAACACACCTTACACTGTAACATCATAATGTTATTGTGTTGGATCAGTTAGGCTGTAATATGTCCACAGTCCCTGAAACTGGCGTTTGCTGCTTCTGCTCAATTTGCACTTTTCTGATATGTTGAATCATCGTGAAAGCCTGTATGATAATGCACAATGTATATGATTATTTTCCAAAATTAAAGCACAGGATTATTGGATTAGAATCAACCTGACTGATGTGATTAATTGTCGGagatggagagcaggaggagccaaATGCAGGAGCAACAGATTCAGGTGAAAAAACGAACAAGTCCTTTATTGTAGGCAATAAATGAGGAAAAGGGAACTTAACTTAAGAGCGttccaaaaaacaaagaacaaaactcAACATGGAAGGAAACACTAGGGAAACAGTACAAAGCAGCAAAGCACAACGCGATGACAAGCGAAGACAACAAACTGACAAAGTCAAAGTGAGGCACAGTGACTCATATACACAAGGGGAGGCCGGGTTGGTTGAAAAcatgtgaaacacatgaggaacgTGTGCAGACGATCACAAGGGCAGGAAACAGGACCAAGGCAGGAAGTTAAGCTCCAGACACAGAAGGAACATCATTGCAAAATAAAATAGGGAGCAGAGAATTGTTTATTGACTTGTTCTGTCAATAAAACAGAACCAAATAGTCTTTGAGTCTCTGTGGGGTCAGGGCAGAATCAGGACAATATTTTGGTCACTCACTCCTAAAATCCTTTAACGGGAGCTTTTAGGTCTGCATGTTTTACCCTTTTTTCCAATCCATGAGATTTTGCAGCATATGCAGATTAAGGATTAAGAGTTTTTTCAGTGTCTTTAACTCTGTTTATTctttcatatttctacataagAACAAGACAGTTGTGGGTATGATTGTTTGGCCTGGGCTGATGCTTGTGCTCTACGGAGTGACATACCACAAGCTTCTCACCACCGAGCCGCTTGGCCTCCCTGTTTGATCGAAGACTCAATCGCGTAGTCATTTACTCGTCAAGTAAAGTAATCAAAAAATTGTTATTcagaataaatcaaacaaactaaCTTTATCTCTGTCCTCCATTGGAGTTTGGGTTAAAACTTTGCTCGGGGGAGTCCCGCAACTGATATTAGTTCCGGGAGGGTCAGAACAAGTGGGAAGTACGtggcagtgttaatttcgttgacgaagactatgacgaaatatattcgttaacgaccttttttccatgacgaagacgagacgaagacgtaacgaaaacgaatctttgaaaataaaaactatgacgaaatctattttaattttcgttgacgagacgagacgagacgaaaatgttggtggttgactaagtcacaataatttttaaaacatcatcgtatcaggccgtcatgaagtatcaggagcgggcgagtgtgtgtgtctgtgtgtgtgtgtgtgtgcgccccagatagcgctccggtccgtagctccgccccccgcctcgcgcactcgctcagagagacacagtgaaagcagagcgcgttctcgtggagcagcctctcggtgaccgactgcttcttaactatggaaacagtgaaaaccagagtttctctggtctcagctgctcagagatcagcgcagcagcttcttcatcagagcagaagctgcagttggtttgtaccgatgttcagtttctgtgtccggctccagtctgacctgctctccctttttgttttcacatttaaaattaaatatatatttttaagctattaggctgcagctatatgtttttatagaaaaggagtttaatgtggctataaaatgtgactaaaactagactaaaatggaattagttttcgtcgactaaaactagactaaaatgtaatttgttttcgtcgactaaaactagactaaaactaagaaggattaaaatgactaaaaggtgactaaaactaatatgcattttcgtcaaaagactaagactaagactaaatcaaaaatagctgccaaaattaacactggtacGTGGAGGGGTGTGTGGTTCGTCCAGTTaactggttttatttgtgtcaatatgaataaacattttaaaatggagCGACGCCAGCAAGCCAGTTCAGGCCGGCAactcatgtgacatacatcacaTGTCAGACCGCACTCTCTCCACaatcatctataatacacacccaccttattagGCGGTCTGTTTTAAGCAGTTTAAACATTTCCCTCTGCCCAGCTTGTAAAAGATCAAACAAAGTATGACAAGTTTCAAGGTttctattattatatttatataataaataaacgtGAAAAATCCTCAGATCTTCGACTTGAATTTTATTGAAAAGTTAccattaacattattatttcacAGAGTAGAAAACAACTTTTCAATTTTCTCAATTACAGAACAAGGTATATAGTTAGCTTTCTTGACTGGCAGCATGTTTCTATTCCTCAGCCGGTAGTTCGAATCCCTGTTGTCTCACTGATCCAGGCGTAGTACTGTGACACTCGGGTGTAGACACCGTACTTCCCAATCTTGGCGCAGCCCTCCCCCCAGCTGACTATGCCTGTCAGGAACCTGGTGCCTTTGTATTTGCTGGTATGCGGCCCCCCGCTGTCCCCCTGGCACGAATCCTTATTCTCAGATTTGAAGCCAGCACAGAACATAAAGCGTGTGATTCGGTACTGGCTGCTCGCTTTACACTCGGTGCGCTCCACGTAGGGGACCTCCAGCCTCCGGAGCTTAGTCGCCACAACACCATTGAATGCCATCTTTCCCCAGCCGCTCACCATGGAGTTGCTGGGCTCCCTCAACAAGTCCTCTGTGAAGTCTTTGGGGCCCAGGCAGATGGGACGTCGCTGGTTGGACAGCTCCACCGGAATGGCGAGCTTCAGCAGCGCAATGTCATGGTCATATGTCGACTTCTGAAGGTTGTAGCTATGGTGGATGTGCTGCTCTGCCACCAAGTGGTCTCGCTCCTGACCCTCAGCAACATTCACATCATGTTCACCTAGAAGAACACATTCATGTATATACAATTATATACAACACAATCATGTAATGTTGTAATttaatgtgtgtgattgttctAAGAGCCTCTGAAGTAACAAGCAAAATAAGATTTAGAAAGAAGCAGATACAATAAAGCCATCTTATTAGCTATGACACTGTAAATAGGGACAATATGCTTCGATGATCTCACTAACAATTTGTCAACACATTGACATtgctcattttgtgtttttatttacatcttTAGGCTAATTCTGATGAATTTCACCATGCAAGTACCTGTTGGATAAGTGCAATGAATCAACATCCAGTGAACCTTTTTGTTTATGTGATATTACTTTGCATTAGTGCATCTGTTTCTCTAAttctctaaagctgctttcagacattttacaaaGAATTTCCGGAGAGGCTGAATGTGAGAAAACGCAAATGTCTCAATCGGTCGCTCTTGGCATTTTCAGGAACTTCTCCTGTCAGCCCCTATACCTGAAACGTCTGGAACATGTCTGCGTGAGCCCATGTTAGAATTCaccaggaaaatgtctggaaaatctGCAATGTGGATGtgccacaaacaaaaacatgggaTTTCTGCAGCGGAATTTATACGTCATGCCTCCTGTGTGATCTAGTCAGGCGCCACCCCCCACCTGTATGCTCACTGTCCTGTTGTGACCATGTCTGACATGAACAATACCCTTCTGCATTCTCAGAagattttctggacattttctggagttcatgtctgaagttTTATGTCAATTTCCCGCAGGTTTGTTTATCAGTTGTCGTCTGCTGTTCCTGATGAATGTAATGACTTTAGGATGACGACTCTTCAGTCTCTCTGTGTCAGAACTCCCCACTATGCTCCAACTAAGAGGCGGTTTACAAACAGCCCCTGCTGGCACCTGCATTACAACAGGAAGATAAAAAGCATTGATAACCGCAGAGTAAATGTTCCGTGTTGGATTACCTATTTCAACACATGAACCATAATTTATGACCTCACATCCCAGCATTTGTAGTTACTGGgacaaaacataaatatgacTGACAGGGTCCATTGAGATTatggttttgtgttttccagAGATACAAATCACAAATCCTGGGTGTGTGCAGatatcatttagttttttcctaCCCACTCTGACGAAGAAACCTGTTTTAGGGATATCATTCAGCACCAGACAGTGGGCGGCAGTGATCACCCATAATTCACTGAGCAGAGACGCTCCACAGAAGGGCTTCTCTGTCCCTGAGTAGTTAGTAATCAGGgtcacctgcagagacacaaatgCTTCAGTGTTAAGTTATCACACGTGCTGCCTCATTCTTCCCAATTCGGAACTTCTGAATTgacctccatccctctgtcctctctcattACTACTGCAGTCAATCTTTCCATCTTTTTTACTGGCCCCTTAAAGGTTAAGTTCAACGAAAGATCTAAATTCACTCAGTGTCCCCATCACCAATATTCCGATGGAGAGATGGGTGAAGAGTTTCAGTTCACCAAACTCTTCTGGAGTTTTAGGGGTAAACCTTTGTTGCAGCAGACTCCAATACcactgaagtcaatggtgagACCTTCTTCAGACGCaataaatcaacagaaaaaagatAACATGCCTCAATACTGCTCGgctggtgtcatccaagtgtccgcaagcccagACATTCATACACATCTGGAAacttttgtggactcaaacacttcaccctgcCCCctatcagcatagtggtgagtaggtAATAAGTGCTAAATGTctatttttcagtgaactatccctttacgGTAAAATCCTTcaatttcatatttaaattcCATAAATCTGCTGcagatatgaaataaataaaggttttgCATCCCACGCTACCTGCCATGGTATCTCTCCAGGTTCGGCCTCATCACCTCCCACAATCCTCTGGTCAGTGTTCTCTTTCGCTGTGATGGTGGGGAGGGTGGGACGGCCCCAGGATAGCTTATTGAGCTCTGGATTGTCAGTGACATCTGGAACACCAGGGTCAGCGATGGAGACGGCTGCAGCTGCTATGGGGCCTGAATCTGACCTCGCCAAACGCACGTGAGCTCCTGAGGCCACGGGAATGTCCGATGTCTCAGACTCGTTCGCAGGGAGGTCGTAGTTATCGTAAAACTGTGTCAAGTTTTCGCCATGGTAGTCGTCCTCCAGAATTTCACTGCTATTAAAGCTTCGTTCAGTGGATATTGTACCATTTGATCCCCGTGGGCCCATAGGGGACCTGGTGTTGGGTGGGGGGGACAGGCTCACTTGACCACAGCTGAAGGGTCCTGTGCAGAAAATGACAGAAGAAAGGATTAGTGGTCATGTTTTTGTCAACGAGACGTCCTAAAACATGTGTCACATGCTGAATGGCTAGTTTTACACTAAATGCAGATTTAACTTCACTTGAATCCTGTAGTTCTAGTGCTTCAGCACAaattaaaggattttttttgaTTTCAGATGGGTAAAGGACCTTCTATATACTCAGAGGATGGGTAGGTTTCACAGTGATGTATTTTGTCAGTATTTGATCTGTGTATGTGAAGTGCAGGTAAATGTATTAACTGCAATCAGCAGTGGGTTGCCACTGTTTTGAGTCAAGCATTCGCTCAACTATCTCTTGAGTCATCTGCTGGTTTGCTGTGTGGCTCTCGATAAGTGTTCTCGCTGTCAGCAATAACCGTAAATTTATATACTTTATGTGACAGCTGGAAACACAATGCAGAATGTTTATGGTTCGGCCTTAATGGCCAACCAGAGGGATGAAAGATGATTCCAGCGTTCTGTCTTATTGCTGTGTTGTTTATCACTGTTGAGGTCTGGTTAACAGTGGGTGAGGAAGTTTATGACACCGGAGTTTTCATTTACGGTCGAACCCGAGTGGGAACGCAATGGATGAAGCACGTGTAAATATGTAGTTACACTTTGTTCAATCGTCTGGGATTGGTTTCATTTATGCAAATGTGCTACAGCGGCggcacagtggtgcagtgtggagtttgtctgtttgtctgtaatgtctgtgtcagttaaTTAGAGACAAAATTCCCAGAAGGTGTAAATGCAAAATATGAATGGttgtataattatatatatcggctctgtgatggactggtgaccctctgCCGAGTGGTGTCgatgatggatggacagatgtgTATAGATATCATGTTTATATGCACTTTTTAATATACAGTACCTGTACCAGTACtgtgctgtgtgtatgtgtgtgtgtgtgtgtgtgtgtgtgtgtgtgtgtgtgtgtgtgtgtgtgtgtgtgtgtctgtggtttatcATGTTAATTTTACCGGTTGGTTCACAGCTCCTCTTGTCTGGACCAAGGCGGTATCCAGCTGCACACCGACACACAGATGTCCCTTCCTGCATCCTACAGAAATGGGAGCATCCACCATTGTTGACCAAACACTGCTTGTTTGTCTctggaaacaggaagaaaaattGAATTAATCTCCATCTTTaggttgttttaaaaaaaacagagggaCTAAGAAAATAGAAattgaataaaagtttatattGCAGGTGTAAGAATACGTTTAAGAAGCTTGTTTGAGTATTtcccactcaccaatctcacAGTTCTTGCCGTCGAAGTTTAATTGGCACCAGCAGACATAAGAACCGACACCATCTTGACACGTGGCTCCATTCTGGCAGGGATTTGGATTACACTGGTCACCATCTGTACAcaaatatgaaacacacacacacacagacacagaggtttAGAGTTAATTGTACGCTCTGAGTTCTGCGTAACAATGAGAACCTTGTCTTTCTCTTGATGTACCAATGTATTTTGCCCAGAATTCATcctgaaagagaaacacaaacatcaaagtttattataatattataatagattatctgtgtttgtgtgcatgtgtgtgtgtctgtgtgtgtgtgtgtgtgtgcttgcaacCTACAGTTTTCTCATCGTTCTCAAACACCTCCCTTGCCTCCTCAAATGAGCAGGCCTCCTCCCAACACTCCCGCTCCAGATTGGATTTCCATACTTCTTCCAAATGGCCGCTGTTGTACCTGCGCTGCCGACGCAGCACCGCGTGTGCCGCCTGCTGAGACACGAAAACAGCTTCTACAAACATAAAAgaggacagaaagaaaagtTATTGGAACAACTTTGGAAACACCAAAGACAAATCTGTTAAGGCTAGATAATTCTTTAGGGTTGTTAGTGGCGTCTAACGTTAAGTCTTTTGGTCAGAGTGCAGGCCTGATGAAAACTGCCTAAACACCCACTTCTTCCGATATGTTTTAGCGCCTCTGACCTTTGCCTGCCACCCACCCCCTTCCTCCATTTACCTGTGGTCTCCTCCGTGATCTCAGCTGCCAGTCCCTCCAGCAGTACGGCAGCGGTAAGGGccagtaaaacaaaaatagtcatCTCGTTGCCGTCACTTATCCGTCTGCGTTCGACAGAAGTCCCAAAGCCTGAACTCATCGAGGGACCCAAAGTGCAACTCACTGTTTACCCACCGGAGAGGCCAcagagtgtgtgcgtttgtgtgtgtcggtgtgttcacatctgtatgtgtgtgtattcgtgagacaagagaaggagagagagagagagagagagagagagagttagataCTTTGATATCTAACTCTGAGTGATACCGATACTGAGTGTGTGAATACAGAAAAGACGGAGAGAGCTTTAGTTTGAAAGCAAATGATTTTATTCAGTCCTGTTCGATGGAAATTGAGCAACAGCAAATATTGGTTGCTGACGTGTGAGAGGAGCAGTtctggtaagtgtgtgtgtgtgtctgtgtgtgggtgtgtgtgtgttggtgtgtgtgtgttgacattaCCAGCTGTTAATCATGTTGTTTACCATGATGAGACTTGTCTGATAAGCAGCTTTTTTCAGAATGGCTTACGTGACAGTTTCAAATGGGGTGAActagcacgcacgcacacacccacgtTTGTACTTCTATATTTGTGAGGACCCTCCTTCACGTCATACATGATAAATGGCAAACTTATTCATGTAGCGCTCTACCAATCTTatcaaccactcaaagcacGTTACAGGTCAggttgtatttttcttattaacaCGCCAATCATGACACCCACCATTCATACAGTGTCAGGGGCTAATTTGGAGATTCTGAATAGTAGCACATGACTCCTAAAATGGACCCTTCTTGAGCTTCACCTGAATCAATCTCTGATCTGAGTGTCAGAGAATGGATGGATGCATATTCTTCAtcatacaaacataaatgtaTCTATAAGATACTTTCATTCTTCAGTCAATGCACGC
This genomic window from Pleuronectes platessa chromosome 15, fPlePla1.1, whole genome shotgun sequence contains:
- the f9b gene encoding coagulation factor IXb, producing MSSGFGTSVERRRISDGNEMTIFVLLALTAAVLLEGLAAEITEETTEAVFVSQQAAHAVLRRQRRYNSGHLEEVWKSNLERECWEEACSFEEAREVFENDEKTDEFWAKYIDGDQCNPNPCQNGATCQDGVGSYVCWCQLNFDGKNCEIETNKQCLVNNGGCSHFCRMQEGTSVCRCAAGYRLGPDKRSCEPTGPFSCGQVSLSPPPNTRSPMGPRGSNGTISTERSFNSSEILEDDYHGENLTQFYDNYDLPANESETSDIPVASGAHVRLARSDSGPIAAAAVSIADPGVPDVTDNPELNKLSWGRPTLPTITAKENTDQRIVGGDEAEPGEIPWQVTLITNYSGTEKPFCGASLLSELWVITAAHCLVLNDIPKTGFFVRVGEHDVNVAEGQERDHLVAEQHIHHSYNLQKSTYDHDIALLKLAIPVELSNQRRPICLGPKDFTEDLLREPSNSMVSGWGKMAFNGVVATKLRRLEVPYVERTECKASSQYRITRFMFCAGFKSENKDSCQGDSGGPHTSKYKGTRFLTGIVSWGEGCAKIGKYGVYTRVSQYYAWISETTGIRTTG